One genomic segment of Sminthopsis crassicaudata isolate SCR6 chromosome 4, ASM4859323v1, whole genome shotgun sequence includes these proteins:
- the ATG4C gene encoding cysteine protease ATG4C isoform X2, producing MEATGRDEVDKLKTKFMSAWNNMKYSWVLKTKTYFSRNSPVLLLGKCYHFKSEEENEPAPVRPQWAGENEPVVVSGNVEEFRRDFISRIWLTYREEFPQIEGSALTTDCGWGCTLRTGQMLLAQGLILHFLGRAWTWPDALDVDNSDSESWTSHTVKKLTASLEASLTGERAPQDPSPIKEPPRRGSDDGDGEESCHRKIISWFADSPLACFGLHQLIEHGKKSGKAAGDWYGPAVVAHILRKAVEEARHPDLQGITIYVAQDCTVYKADVIDKQCSSMGPENTEDKAVIILVPVRLGGERTNMDYLEFVKGILSLEYCVGIIGGKPKQSYYFAGFQDDSLIYMDPHYCQSFVDVSIKDFPLESFHCPSPKKMSFRKMDPSCTVGFYCRNIQDFERASEEITKHQLM from the exons ATGGAGGCCACAGGGAGAGACGAAGTCGACAAACTGAAAACCAAATTTATGTCAGCGTGGAACAACATGAAATACA gCTGGGTGCTGAAGACCAAGACGTACTTCAGCAGGAACTCGCCCGTCCTGTTGCTGGGGAAGTGCTACCACTTCAAGTCTGAAG AAGAGAACGAACCCGCTCCTGTCCGGCCGCAGTGGGCGGGAGAGAACGAGCCCGTGGTCGTCTCTGGGAACGTGGAGGAATTCCGCAGAGACTTCATTTCTAGAATATGGCTGACCTACAGGGAGGAGTTCCCTCAGATCGAGGGCTCGGCGCTGACCACAGACTGCGGCTGGGGCTGCACGCTGAGGACCGGCCAGATGCTCCTGGCTCAGGGGCTCATTCTCCACTTCCTGGGCCGAG CCTGGACCTGGCCAGACGCCCTGGACGTCGACAACTCAGATTCGGAATCCTGGACGTCTCACACCGTCAAAAAACTCACAGCCTCCTTGGAAGCGTCCCTCACGGGAGAGAGGGCGCCCCAAGACCCGTCCCCCATTAAAGAGCCGCCCCGGAGGGGCTCCGATGACGGGGACGGGGAGGAGAGCTGCCACCGGAAGATCATCTCATGGTTCGCCGATTCTCCCCTGGCCTGCTTTGGCCTGCATCAGCTCATCGAACACGGGAAGAAGTCTGGGAAAGCAGCCGGAGATTGGTACGGCCCCGCTGTGGTCGCCCACATTCTGAG AAAAGCAGTTGAAGAGGCAAGACACCCTGATTTACAAGGAATAACAATTTACGTTGCTCAGGATTGCACTG TTTACAAGGCTGATGTCATTGACAAACAGTGCTCTTCTATGGGCCCTGAGAATACAGAAGACAAAGCTGTTATTATATTAGTTCCTGTTCGACTCGGAGGGGAGAGAACCAACATGGACTACTTAGAATTTGTAAAG GGAATTTTAAGCCTTGAATATTGCGTGGGCATCATTGGTGGAAAACCCAAGCAGTCATATTACTTTGCTGGATTTCAAG ATGACAGTTTGATATACATGGACCCTCATTACTGCCAGTCTTTTGTAGATGTCAGCATAAAGGATTTCCCTCTTGAG TCATTTCATTGTCCTTCTCCAAAAAAGATGTCGTTCAGAAAAATGGACCCTAGTTGTACCGTAGGATTCTACTGTAGAAACATCCAAGACTTTGAGCGCGCTTCGGAAGAAATCACCAAG